The Candidatus Poribacteria bacterium region ATGGTGCGCCGTTGTCAGCGGACCGCCGAGCCAGGCGACGTCGTCGCTCCCTGTCGCTCGGTCGCAACAATCGACAGAGACCGAGGCGTAAAGGTATCGCTGAGACGACAATGGTATCGAGTGCAGGAAGGGGTTCAGTACCGCTAACGAGTGCGTGGCGGAGCTTCGTCGCCCCGGAGCTTCAGCCTGTCTGTCAGCTCTTGGGCGAGGCTGGCGTTCTCTGTAGCACTGGCGACTTGCGCCAACCGCGACAGCCGCAAGAAGCCGCTGCCCCAGCCATCGAAGCCCGTCTGCGCGCCAACGGTTTCGGCGACTCGCTGAAGCGACAGAGCGCCCGCGTACCGTGCCATGGGATCCGTTGCGGCGAGCGCGAGCATCGCATCGAGCTCGCCCATGAGCGATGTGGCGTCCGGGTCATCGGCAGATTCGGTCGCGGTGCGAGCCCGGTCGGCAGCACTGCGGGCTTCATCGAGGCGGTTCTCGAGCGCGTACGATTCCGCCTCGTAGATGGCGCCGATCGCGGCAGCAATGGGCCCGCTCCGACTGGCGAACACGCGAGCCGAACGGCGGGCATCGTCGTACCGACCCAGGTGGATCAGCAGTTCGATGTAGGCTGGGTGCGCCTCCAGCTCCGAGCCCGTGTGCACGCCGCGCGTCTCGAAAGCCTCGCGCAGCGTCCGCTCGGAGTCTGCCATCCGTCCGACGCGGGCATAGGCGAGCCCCAGCAGGTAGAGGTTGTGGAGCTGATGCCACTCGATCCGGGCTGGGATGCCTTCGCGAGCGACGTACGAACGGGCGAGGGTGTCTGCTCGCTCGAACTGGGCGATCGCCTCGTCCCACCTGCCGACACGCGGAAGGACATGTCCATACATGTGCTGTGCGTGGGGAGCAGCGCTCGCGTTGCTGGCGTACGCCGCCGCCTCGCTCGCAGCACGGCCGTAGTGTTGCAGGTTCTCCCACGCGTGAACCAGGTAGTGGCGGGCCCCGACATGATCGGGATCATATCTCAGTGCGGTCTCGTAGTAGGGCACGGACTCGATCGAGCCGAGTTGACCGCGGCTTGTCGGGCTGCCCTCCTGCGCCACGCCTCGCGCAACCCACACTTCCGCATCGTCCGGATACTTGGCGAGGAGATCGTCGAGGGACGTGATGTAATCCTCGTGCAGACGGTCGCGCTCGTCGCCTTCCGCGCCCATCGCCTCCCAGCGGGTGAGTATCGCCTCGACATTGAGACGTTCACGCTCGCTGGCGCTCGGCGCCAGGCCACGGGCGACGCCGAAGTGCCCGTCAGCCTTTCCCATCAGGTCCAGCTCCGCGTACGCCAACCCCAGGTGCGCTTCCGCGAGTGCTATCTGAGGATCGAGCACGAGCGCCTGGCGGAACGAGCGAGCAGCCTCAAGCCAGAAGTAGCTGTGCATCCACGCGAGCCCTTGGTCGTAGAACGCCTGCGCCTGCGGCACAGCCGTCGTCACAGCTTGATGAGCGTGTCCCGCGCCGTCGATGAGGCTGGTAGGACTCTCAGTGAAGACGCCGACAACAGCCAGCCAGACGTCAGCACTTTCCGCCTCCGTATCCGATGTCGTACCCGCTTCATGTGCCTGGACGCTGCTAGCCCACGACGCGCACTGGAGCGCCAAAGCGAGCGTGCCACAGAACCGCCACGCTTTGTCGCAAGGCTGGCGACGAAGCACGCGTGTGTGGGTCCTATCGGGGGTACATGGCTCTGTCAGAGCCGTTGCCAGGCGGGTATCCAGGTTAGAGCACGAACCGAGCCGCCACATCATCGGGTGGGTCCATCTCCGTTGGTGTAGGAACGGATGAGATCGACTGCGCTTCCATGATCCAGTACGCGCGGCTGATTCGAGCCGCTGAACGCCACACATCCCGCACGACTTCGAGAATCACCACGCCTGTCCGCGCGAGCTTACCGTCAGGCGTCGGATGGTAACAGGCTGCTCCCAGACTCCCGTTGAGACGAACTCCTACGAACAGCCGAGGTGGCATCTGCCTCAACTCTTCGTGGAACTCGCGGATGTCCGTCGACGACGACAGCCGCCGAGACGGGAAGACGTATACCTCGGCATCGTCACGGTACAGCGCCATGCAGGAGGCAATGTCGCCCTCCACCTGCGTTTCGGCGAACCGTTGCATGACGCGCTCAGCGTCCGGGTGTCCGGGTGGAACCGCCCGGCCTGACCGCTTCCGTGCGTTCAGATGCTTCCGTGCCCGCGAGTGCGCGTTCTTCACGGCAGCCCGCTCCGTGCCCAACGCCTCGGCTGACTGGGTTACCGACCAGCCCAGCACGTCGCGTAGGACCACGACCAGCCGCTGCAACGGCGACAACTCCTGAAGAACGCACAGGAACGAGTACTCCATGCTCTCCCGGACGCTCTGTTCGTTGCGTTCGGCCGCCACGGCGGCCACGAACTCGTCGGTCGTTGCCAGAGGGTCAGGGAGCGCGACCTCGCGCTGCCTCCTCGCAGCCGTCAAGAAGTTGTACGATGTGTTCGCCGCGATGCGGTGGAGCCACGTCCGGAAAGACGACCGCCCCTCGAACCGCTCATAGGACTGGGTCGCACGCAGGAACGTTTCCTGCGTCAGGTCCTCGGCGTCCTCGATAGAACCCGTCAGCCGGTAGCAGAGGGCGAAAACCGATCGTCGCTGCGCCTCGAGCATGTCGGCGAGCTGCATCGCTGGGGTTTGGTTCGTCATGGCGCTAGGCTCCGGCGTCCGCCGGCATCGGATCGATCTCGATCGAGGGTCCCGCAACGGACCATGGCTACGGGGCCTCCCAGCGATACCTTCGCTGCCCTAACGGTGTCTACAGTGGCTGAAGCCATCCTGGCTGATTCATACTGGCATATCCACAGGCGCTTGGACAAGCCGGGCCCAGAAACGGGAGTCCGGCAGACTGGCACGCTGCGCCATCGGTACTGCGGCGAGCACCGATTGCGGCGAATACGGGTTTGGACATGGAGGAGGATGGGACGTGGCGAACATCGGGCGCATTCGGCGTCGCTGGCGCGGAATCACGGCACTGGCGGCCGCAGGAGCACTGCTCTTGGTGGGCGCAGGATGCAGCCAGGACGGCGCCTGGCGACCGGAGACCACCCTAGACGACCGGGACGTAACCGGCATTGTCGGGTCCGTCGAACCAGCGGAGCCCGGGATCGGTGTGCTGGCGATTCGCAATGGCGTGGACAGCGCCGTCGCGCTCACAGACGAGTCCGGGCGGTTCCGCCTGGCAGGGCTCCTGCCGGGCGAATACGGCTTGGTCGCGACAGGCGCAGGCTACTTCATCGACACCTCTGTCCGGACGCTTCGAGTCGCTGAAGGGCAGGAGACCATCGCCCCGCCGATCACGATGCGAGCCCTTACCGCCTCCGCAACGCTCCGCGGCACCGTGACGAATGCCGCCGGCGCGCCGTTTGCGGGCGTTCGAATCGCCGTCATATGCCGCAGCGCCGTCTGCGCCCCGCTGAGCGCCCTCACCAACGACGGCGGCGAGTGGCAGGTCGATGTCTGGTCGGAACTGAGCACGACGCTGGTCTACACGTTCGACGGATTTCGGACCGAGAGCAGCTCGGTTCCCGCCCTCGCGCCGGGCAGGCGTGGAATCGTGCCGCGAGTCGTTCTCATCGCGGCAGGTCGCTGAGCCAGCCGAAGCGCACGGACGGATCGCAGACGAAGCGTTCTAGGCGGGGAGGTATCCCATTCCAGAGCTCGACGTCAGCGGATGCGCTTGCGGACTTGCGGGAAGACCGTGAATCCAGCATGATGGGCGTCGGAGGCTCTGATGATCCGTCTCTCTCAGCATGTGTACGTCCACTTGGGTTCCGTCTGTGCCGGGATCGTTCTCGATGGCGACCAAGCACTGCTCATCGACGATGGCGATGGCAGCGTCGAGGAGTCGCTTCGCGAGCTCGGTGTCACAACCGTCGATCGAGTCCTCTTTACGCACCACCACCGGGATCAGGCGTCCGGCGTCAACCTTCGCGTCGAATCGGGCACCCGCATCACGGTTCCAGCGACCGAACTGCCCTGGTTCGAGGACGTCGAATCGTTCTGGAACGACCTCAAGAGGCGATGGCATCTCTACGACGACCACCCCCATCCTTCGGTGCTGGCTGAGTCCATCCGCGTCGACGCTGTCGTTCAGGGCGGGGACGAACTGGACTGGGGCCCGGCGAAGATACGCGTCCTCGACACTCCTGCCCACACGGACGGCAGCGTGACCTATGTTGTCGACGTGGACGGGCAACGGATCGCCTTCACGGGCGACCTCATCGCCGGCGAGGGCAAGCTGTGGGATGTCCACAGCATCCAGAAGAAGGGCGAGACCTCGACGGACTACCACGGCTTCATGGGAGCGCGGAAGGCGCTTCGAGAGAGCCTCGAGCGCGTGCTGTCGGCAGAGCCCGACGTGCTGGTGCCTTCGCATGGCGAACCCATGTCGGACCCCAGACGCGCCGTGGACGCCCTCAACGCCAACATCGACCGGTGCTACGACCGCTACGTGGCGGGCTCGGCGCTGCGGTACTACTTCGGTGACATGTTTCGCGCGTTCGAAGGCAAGCCGAACCACATGGCGATGCGACCCGTGTTCGACCCGCCCGCCTTCCTCCGGCATATCGGGACGACCTGGATCGTCCTGTCGGAAGCCGGCGAAGCGTTCGTGATGGACTGCGGATCGAACCACGTCGTGGAGCACCTCGACACGATGGTGCTAGGAGGCGAGATTACCGATGTCACCGGTTTCTGGGTGACTCATTATCACGACGACCACGTGGATGCGATCCCATCGTTCCAAGAACGCTTCCCATGTCCGACTTGGGCGGACGAGCATGTGGCGCAGGTGATCGAAGACCCGACGGCACACCGAATCCCGTGTGTGTCGCCATCGCGGGCGCGCGTTGACCACCGCACCACGGATGGCAACTCGTGGCAGTGGAACGAGTTCACGATGACAGCGTACTTCTTCCCAGGGCAGACCTACTACCATGGCGGTCTGCTCGTCGCTGGTCGTGGTGCCCGGCTGTTCTTCACCGGCGACTCGTTCACGCCGTCGGGAATGGACGACTACTGCGCCGCGAACCGGAACCCTTTGGGGGAGGGCATCGGCTACGATCGCTGCCTCAGCGTTCTTGACGAGACGAAGCCAACCCACCTGTTCAACTGCCACGTCGGGCCCGCGTGGAACTTCGGCGAGGAGCACATCGAGTTCATGCGGGCGAATCTCCGAGAGAGGGAGTCGCTCTTCACCCGACTGATCGACTGGGAGCATCCGAACTTCGGTCTGGACCCACATTGGGCGCGATGCTTCCCTTACGAGCAGAGCGTTCGGCGCGGGGAGTGGTTCACGCTGAGGGCGGATTTCACGAACTACGCCGCTGAGGCTCGCGTCGCGGGTGCACAGCCCGTGCTGCCGTCTTCATGGAACCAAGATGCGCGCCCGGGAAGCTGTGCCCTAGCTGCGGGCTCCGACGGAAGCATCGTCTTCCGCCTTCGGGTTCCCGAGAACGCAACTACAGGTCGCACCGTTGTGCCGATGGATATCACGTTCGGCGGACGGCGTCTGGGACAGATCCGCGAGGCGGTGCTGGTCATCGAGCCATGAGGAGAACCGCATGATCCTCGATCGTTTGGCGAACGCTGTCGCGTACTTCGAAGGTCGTTCGCCGTTCGCACGCGGGTTCGACTTCATTCGGACGTTCGATCCATCGGCAGAGGACGGCATCTATCCGATCGACGGCGACTCCATCTACGCCATTGTGACGACCTACGACACGAAGCCTCGGAACGAGGCGCGCTGCGAGGCACACCGCCGATACGCCGATATTCAGACGTTGCTGGACGGAGAAGAGCTCTGCGAATGGCATCCCCTTGAAGGGCTCCGTGTGTCCGAGGCGTACGACGACGCGCGCGACGTGCTGTTCGTGGAGGATCCCCCCATGCCGGCGACGTTCGCGCTGTGTTCGGGCTTGTTTGCGGTGTTCCACCCACAGGACGCCCACAAGCCTAGCTGCGATCTTCGCGGCCGCACCACGGTGAGGAAGATCGTCGTCAAGGTGCGGCTGGACGGCTAGACGATACGGGGGCATCGATGTCGACACGCACGACGACACTCGAAAGGCTGCAGAGCATTCTCGACGCGCTAGAGGCGTTCGATCCGTCTGAACTTCCCGATAGGAGGTTCTACGACGATCTCATCAGCGCGACCCGGATGTTCCACGATGGGGTCCGCGATGCTCGCGTCGACCCGAAGGTGGATGATGTCCGTTTCGCGCTCGATTTGACCAAGTACGTGCTTGAGGAGTTCCCGCGGATCCTGCGGGATTCACCCAAGCGGTTCTGGCTGGATGCGCGGTATGAGATCGGAGCCCAGGAGTTCGACCTTACGTACACCTACCAGGACGCGCTCGCGGCGGAGCGGGTGCTGAAGCTGAACCCGCGGTACTTCGTGGACGTCGGCTCAACGGTCTCGTTCGTGACATTGGTCTCGCGGAGCGTCCGATGCATCGCCATCGACGCTCGACCCACGCCGTTCGCCTTGCACAATCTCGTCTACCGCCAGGCGGAGGCGCAGGAACTGCCGTTCACCGACGGCTCGGTGCCGTTATTGACGTCTCTGCACGCCTCGGAGCACTTCGGGCTCGGTCGCTATGGAGATACAGTAGACAACATGGCGTTTCGGAAGGCTGTCCGTGAGTACCAGAGGGTCGTGCAGATCGGCGGGCACCTCATCATCAGTGTGCCAACGCAGCTCGAGCCGACAACGCTCTTCAACAGCATGAATCTCTTCACGCCGGAGCTGCTACAGTCCCACTTCCCTCGCTGTCGAGTCGTCGACGAGATCTTTCTGTGCGGCGTGCCCGTTACGCGAGAGACCCACGACACCGCGCTACGCGAGAACCCGTCTTCTTGGGGCGCCTACATGGCGATCTTCCAGCGAGAGCACTGAGACCGTAAGGAGGCACCCCAACCACTCGCGCCTGCGCGACTAGGGCGAGGCGTCGAGCTCCACGGGTTCCCACACATCGCCATGTCGGCGTGTCGCCCACACCGCGTTGCGCATCCCGACCGTCCCAAACGCCTCGGCGACTGCCAAGGCAACGCCTGGGCAGTAGTCCTCGCCGGAGTTGGGGTCTGTCGCCAGCTCCAGCCGCTGAGCCACGGATTCCCGGACGTGATCGCTGTCGCAGTCCTCGAGCTGGCGAGGCAGGTCGTCGCCGGCGATGATTCCCCCATCGCGGACGAGGTGCACCACCTGGCTCAGATCATACGCCACATCCTGGTAGAGATGGGATCCGTCGACGTAGATGAAGTCGAACAACCCGTCGCGCAGGAGAGGGAGTACCTGCGACGAGGCTCCGCGGAGCGGCACGATGATGTCTTCGAACCTCGCGGCTCTGATGTTGTGTAAGAACAGATTCAGGAGCTCTCCGCTCTTGAGCGCATCGTTCATCCGACGATGGGCGCTGCTCATGTGCGTCTGAAGGTCCCAGAACTCGCGCCAGGGATCAACGCAGTAGACAATGCCACGACGCTCACATTGGCGCGCGATGGCATCAGCCCATAGCACGGCGGACCCACCTGCCCACGAGCCGATCTCAAGAATACGCATACCGTCTCCGTCCACTGTGACAGCGCACACGCGGCGAATGAGCGCCTGCAAGACCGGACGACGTTCGTTGCGTGCGTCCTGATTGCTCATCAGCACGGGCCCGAAGTATGCAGTGCCCCGCCGCATCGCCCGCTGGTAGTCCTGGATCGCCTGTCGCTCGACAGCCGCTGCCTCGAAGGCGGGCTGGATCTTGAGCGCCTGATCGTACTCCTGGACCGCCTCGGCGTACCGCATGGTGTACTGCAAGATATTCCCCAGCAGGTAGCGAGTGTTGTAGTGGTTGGGGTTCACGCGTAGGAGCAGACGCGACGTCGTTTCGGCATCTTCAAAGCGCCCGACGTGGTACTGAGCAGCCGCGATCGAGTGGACCTCCTCGACTCGAGGCGGAGTATCGCCCAGCAGGTGGCGGATGGCCGCCAGCAGGTTCCCCGGAGGTGTCGACAGCACCATCTGCTGCAGCGTCTGCAATACGTCATCGATCCGGTTGGATGCGTCATCGTTCGCGCCGACCATTCGCCTCTCCCTTGCTCCGATGCGCAACTCGCATGCGCGATCGGTGATGGAGCCATCGAGGCACACGTCTTCAGCTCACACTCCCGCCATCATACCATCACCCGCGCATGTGACGAGTGAGCGTGGTGAACTGCTCACGAATCGTCGCCAGTCTTGCCCGTGCTGCCTCGACCTTCTCGGAGATTCCGCGACGGAGCTCCTCGAGCGGGTCGTTTCCCGATTCGCGACCTCGTTCCACGTCCATCTTCATCTTGTAGGTGTCGCTTGCGGCGAGCTCGTCGCGGTCATGTCGTAGGTCGCCTACGGTCTTGTGGAGACGAAGGTACTCGCGATAGAGCCTGCGTTCGCGCTCGTTGAATGATTCGGTGGGCGGAGTGTCTCCGGTCGGCAACGTCATCTCCAGTCGCTCGAGCGTGGCGACATCCTCCGACTCGTACGCGTCGTTGATCAACGCCATCAGGTCCGCGTGCCGAGCCCGCGATCCGGCGTCGGAGGCTTTGTCAGGATGGTACTGCTTGGCGAGCCTCAAGTAGAGTTGGCGGGCTCGCTGCTGAGGCGTCTTGCGGGACGACGAGCTCGGTTTCGGTTCTACCCCATCGGACGTGCCGCGCTTGGGACCTTGCTCAACGCGCTTCCGCTCGACGCGGAACGCGCTCTCGACCCGCCGGTCGAGCTGCTCCTCGCTGTGCGCGACGCCCTTTTCGACCAGTCGCGCGCGATAGAGCAGCTCCTTGATCGTGAGTTGAATCTTGTCCAACTCCAGGTACAGGTTCCCGATCCGAGCGTTGTATTCATGCTGAAAGACGCGCGTCTCGGTGCGGATCCGCTCGCAGTCGAGCGTCAGAGCGACGATCTCGTCGCGGCAGTCGACGATCTTTTGTTGGTAGTCCCGGATGCGGGCGGTCTGGAGGTCTTCGGTGGTCGGAGCCGGGACGGTTCCCGCGTCGCTCACGGTGCGACCGACGGAGCCGAAGGTGTGGCTTCTCCGGGAGCTCCGACGCCGGACATCAGCGTCTTCAGGAGCTCGAGTGGCAAGGGAACGACCAACGTCGAGTTCCGCTCAGCCGCAACTTCGGAGATGCTCTGCAGGAACCTGAGGTGGATCGCCGCCGGTTCCGTGGAGAGCGTGTCTGCGGCTTCGGACAGGCGCTGAGCCGCCGCGAGCTCTCCCTGGGCGTGGATCACCTTCGCGCGACGTTCTCGCTCCGCCTCCGCCTTGCGCGCGAGAGCCCGCTTCATCGTCTCCGGCAACTGGATGTCCTTGATCTCGACGGACAGGATTTCGACACCCCACTGAGCGACCTGCGATGCGATCGTCGCCTGCAAGTCCTCCGACAGACGGTCGCGCTCCGTCAAGAGCGTGTCCAGGTCGGCTCTGCCGAGGGAGCTTCGAAGAGTCGTCTGCGCCACCTGGGTCGTTGCGAAGTTGACATCTTCGACGCCCAGCACCGCTGCCTTCGGATCGACGATCCGGCGATAGACGACGGCATTCACCGTCACCGAGACATTGTCGCGTGTGATGAGGTCTTGGGGCGGAACGTCGTGGGTATGGATGCGCAGGTCCACCTTAACGAGGCGGTCGAACAGCGGGATCATCCACACCAGCCCCGGGCCCTTCACGCCAACGAACCGTCCGAGCCGAAACATGACGGCGCGCTCGTACTCGCGCATAACGCGCACGAGGTTCCCGACCAGAACGGCGGCGAACGCGATGAGGACGATCCACTGAAGCCACATGGTTCACCTCGCGATGGCTATCGCAGCAGTTCGCGCACTCGCGCGGCGCTCATGCCTTCGAGCGTCGAAACGACCGCGTCCGCGTGACCGAGCCGCGACGCAGGATAGGAGTTGGTGACCGCAATGACTCGCATACCCGCCGCCTTGGCTCCATCCACTCCGTTGACGGTATCCTCGATGACGACGCATTCCTCCGGCATCAGGGCTCCCGCCAGCGTCAGACGCAGAGACTCATAGGCGCGCAGATACGTCTCTGGATGGGGCTTCCCGCGCGTCACGTCGTCTGCGCCGACGATCTCGGTGAACACGCCGTCGAGTCGATGCGCGGACAGGATCGCGACGATCTCCGCCTTGAGCGCCCCGGAAGCGATGGCGAGGGGCATGTCTGCCGCCATCGCCCGGATGAAGTCCGCCGCTCCTGGGAAGAGGGGAACGCCCGTCTGGATCGCGTCGTCGAACCGCTCCGCCTTGCGAGCCATGAGAGCCCGCAGCTTTGGAGCGCCCAACTCGCGGTCGGCTTGCTTGAACGCCGTGCGGATCGAGTCACGGTCGTCCAGGACGATATACGTGCGGGCATACTCCGCTTCGGAGACGCCAATGCCTTCTTCGGCGAGCGTATCACGGAGCGTCGAGAAGTGGAGCCCCTCCGTGTCCGCGATGACGCCGTCGAAGTCGAAGATGCCCGCCCGAACGCCGAGACGTGGCATAGGGCCCTTTACAGCAGCGAGCGTATCGCCGCGAATGCCGCGTCGTAGTTCGGTTCGGTCGTTACTTCGGGAACGATCTCCTGGTACCGAACGACGCCCTTGCTGTCGATCACGAGGACGGCGCGCGCCAGGATGTCGAGTTCCTTGATGTGAAGCCCGTACGCCAGCCCGAACGAGTGGTTGCGATAGTCGGACAGCGTGACGATGTTCTTGGCATCGGCAGCGCCGCACCATCGCGCCTGCGCCGGAGGCAGGTCCATACTGATCGTGAGCACAACCGCCTTATCGCCGAGTTCGCCGGCGCACTCGTTGAACTTGCGCGTCTGCGTGTCGCAGACCGGCGTGTCGAGCGACGGCACGACATTCAAAACGCGCACCTTGCCGGCGCTATCGCTGAGGCTGATGAAGTCAGCGAGGCTGCTCGCAATCCTGAAGTCCGCTGCCGGCTTTCCGACTTCCGCCGGCGTGCCGACCAGGGTGAGACCGTTGCCCTTGAATGCCGTCAGTCCGGTTCGCTCCTGAGCCATGCTGATACCCTCTCAGTCACCATTCAACGTGTGGGAACACCGACCGTCATCGGAAGGATGTGCGTGCGCGTCGCGGGCCGGCGCGCTGTGAAGTGTATCCCTTCCGACTCCGACGAAGCAAACCGACGCGCGAGATCGGATCAGATGTCCTGCACGCCGCCATCGTCGGCGAACCGACCGGCGATACCGTCCTCCGTGAACGGTCGGCTGGCGATCACGTCTTCGTCGAGGTCGATGCCCAGTCCCGGCGACGTGGG contains the following coding sequences:
- a CDS encoding sigma-70 family RNA polymerase sigma factor yields the protein MTNQTPAMQLADMLEAQRRSVFALCYRLTGSIEDAEDLTQETFLRATQSYERFEGRSSFRTWLHRIAANTSYNFLTAARRQREVALPDPLATTDEFVAAVAAERNEQSVRESMEYSFLCVLQELSPLQRLVVVLRDVLGWSVTQSAEALGTERAAVKNAHSRARKHLNARKRSGRAVPPGHPDAERVMQRFAETQVEGDIASCMALYRDDAEVYVFPSRRLSSSTDIREFHEELRQMPPRLFVGVRLNGSLGAACYHPTPDGKLARTGVVILEVVRDVWRSAARISRAYWIMEAQSISSVPTPTEMDPPDDVAARFVL
- a CDS encoding carboxypeptidase regulatory-like domain-containing protein; the protein is MANIGRIRRRWRGITALAAAGALLLVGAGCSQDGAWRPETTLDDRDVTGIVGSVEPAEPGIGVLAIRNGVDSAVALTDESGRFRLAGLLPGEYGLVATGAGYFIDTSVRTLRVAEGQETIAPPITMRALTASATLRGTVTNAAGAPFAGVRIAVICRSAVCAPLSALTNDGGEWQVDVWSELSTTLVYTFDGFRTESSSVPALAPGRRGIVPRVVLIAAGR
- a CDS encoding MBL fold metallo-hydrolase, with the translated sequence MIRLSQHVYVHLGSVCAGIVLDGDQALLIDDGDGSVEESLRELGVTTVDRVLFTHHHRDQASGVNLRVESGTRITVPATELPWFEDVESFWNDLKRRWHLYDDHPHPSVLAESIRVDAVVQGGDELDWGPAKIRVLDTPAHTDGSVTYVVDVDGQRIAFTGDLIAGEGKLWDVHSIQKKGETSTDYHGFMGARKALRESLERVLSAEPDVLVPSHGEPMSDPRRAVDALNANIDRCYDRYVAGSALRYYFGDMFRAFEGKPNHMAMRPVFDPPAFLRHIGTTWIVLSEAGEAFVMDCGSNHVVEHLDTMVLGGEITDVTGFWVTHYHDDHVDAIPSFQERFPCPTWADEHVAQVIEDPTAHRIPCVSPSRARVDHRTTDGNSWQWNEFTMTAYFFPGQTYYHGGLLVAGRGARLFFTGDSFTPSGMDDYCAANRNPLGEGIGYDRCLSVLDETKPTHLFNCHVGPAWNFGEEHIEFMRANLRERESLFTRLIDWEHPNFGLDPHWARCFPYEQSVRRGEWFTLRADFTNYAAEARVAGAQPVLPSSWNQDARPGSCALAAGSDGSIVFRLRVPENATTGRTVVPMDITFGGRRLGQIREAVLVIEP
- a CDS encoding DUF386 domain-containing protein translates to MILDRLANAVAYFEGRSPFARGFDFIRTFDPSAEDGIYPIDGDSIYAIVTTYDTKPRNEARCEAHRRYADIQTLLDGEELCEWHPLEGLRVSEAYDDARDVLFVEDPPMPATFALCSGLFAVFHPQDAHKPSCDLRGRTTVRKIVVKVRLDG
- a CDS encoding class I SAM-dependent methyltransferase is translated as MSTRTTTLERLQSILDALEAFDPSELPDRRFYDDLISATRMFHDGVRDARVDPKVDDVRFALDLTKYVLEEFPRILRDSPKRFWLDARYEIGAQEFDLTYTYQDALAAERVLKLNPRYFVDVGSTVSFVTLVSRSVRCIAIDARPTPFALHNLVYRQAEAQELPFTDGSVPLLTSLHASEHFGLGRYGDTVDNMAFRKAVREYQRVVQIGGHLIISVPTQLEPTTLFNSMNLFTPELLQSHFPRCRVVDEIFLCGVPVTRETHDTALRENPSSWGAYMAIFQREH
- a CDS encoding J domain-containing protein; protein product: MSDAGTVPAPTTEDLQTARIRDYQQKIVDCRDEIVALTLDCERIRTETRVFQHEYNARIGNLYLELDKIQLTIKELLYRARLVEKGVAHSEEQLDRRVESAFRVERKRVEQGPKRGTSDGVEPKPSSSSRKTPQQRARQLYLRLAKQYHPDKASDAGSRARHADLMALINDAYESEDVATLERLEMTLPTGDTPPTESFNERERRLYREYLRLHKTVGDLRHDRDELAASDTYKMKMDVERGRESGNDPLEELRRGISEKVEAARARLATIREQFTTLTRHMRG
- a CDS encoding slipin family protein is translated as MWLQWIVLIAFAAVLVGNLVRVMREYERAVMFRLGRFVGVKGPGLVWMIPLFDRLVKVDLRIHTHDVPPQDLITRDNVSVTVNAVVYRRIVDPKAAVLGVEDVNFATTQVAQTTLRSSLGRADLDTLLTERDRLSEDLQATIASQVAQWGVEILSVEIKDIQLPETMKRALARKAEAERERRAKVIHAQGELAAAQRLSEAADTLSTEPAAIHLRFLQSISEVAAERNSTLVVPLPLELLKTLMSGVGAPGEATPSAPSVAP
- a CDS encoding HAD family phosphatase — its product is MPRLGVRAGIFDFDGVIADTEGLHFSTLRDTLAEEGIGVSEAEYARTYIVLDDRDSIRTAFKQADRELGAPKLRALMARKAERFDDAIQTGVPLFPGAADFIRAMAADMPLAIASGALKAEIVAILSAHRLDGVFTEIVGADDVTRGKPHPETYLRAYESLRLTLAGALMPEECVVIEDTVNGVDGAKAAGMRVIAVTNSYPASRLGHADAVVSTLEGMSAARVRELLR
- a CDS encoding thiol peroxidase; translated protein: MAQERTGLTAFKGNGLTLVGTPAEVGKPAADFRIASSLADFISLSDSAGKVRVLNVVPSLDTPVCDTQTRKFNECAGELGDKAVVLTISMDLPPAQARWCGAADAKNIVTLSDYRNHSFGLAYGLHIKELDILARAVLVIDSKGVVRYQEIVPEVTTEPNYDAAFAAIRSLL